One window of Desulfarculus baarsii DSM 2075 genomic DNA carries:
- a CDS encoding DUF362 domain-containing protein, giving the protein MPSTVYFADLRASLKRPFNQKLDELMERVGLESRIRPGAQTAIKIHFGERGNTAFIRPVLARRFAEAVKRAGGKPFFTDCNTLYVGSRAEAVGHLHTAVENGFAYSVIGAPLIIADGLRGASEAAVRVDLPQCELAYIGAEIASAEALISLAHFKGHEVAGFGGTIKNLGMGCASRRGKLFQHSNISPTIRAERCIACGQCVRRCPGLAIRLVKRGPDMPPAPAGSEKPELCAVKDAEKCIGCGDCILTCPQSAIEIAWDAQIPQFMRRMAAYTKGVLAGKERTSVFFNFITNVSPTCDCYPFQDAPIVQDIGVVASDDPVAIDQASVDLVNRALGLSHSCLKNSHHSGGDKFRDIHPKIDWELQLESCEEIGLGLREYELVTI; this is encoded by the coding sequence ATGCCCAGCACCGTTTATTTCGCCGATCTGCGGGCCTCGCTGAAGCGGCCCTTCAACCAGAAACTCGACGAACTCATGGAGCGTGTCGGCCTGGAGTCGCGCATCCGCCCCGGGGCCCAGACGGCCATCAAGATCCACTTCGGCGAGCGCGGCAACACCGCCTTTATTCGGCCCGTGCTGGCCCGCCGCTTTGCCGAGGCCGTCAAACGGGCCGGCGGCAAGCCCTTTTTCACCGACTGCAACACCCTCTACGTGGGCTCGCGGGCCGAGGCCGTGGGGCACCTGCACACGGCCGTGGAAAACGGCTTCGCCTACAGCGTGATCGGCGCGCCGCTGATCATCGCCGACGGCCTGCGCGGCGCCTCCGAGGCCGCCGTGCGCGTCGATCTGCCCCAGTGCGAGCTGGCCTACATCGGCGCCGAGATCGCCTCGGCCGAGGCCCTGATCAGCCTGGCCCACTTCAAGGGCCACGAGGTGGCCGGCTTTGGCGGCACGATCAAAAATCTGGGCATGGGCTGCGCCAGTCGCCGGGGCAAGCTTTTCCAGCACAGCAACATCTCGCCGACCATCCGCGCCGAACGCTGCATCGCCTGTGGCCAGTGCGTGCGGCGCTGTCCGGGCCTGGCCATCAGGCTGGTCAAACGCGGGCCAGACATGCCCCCCGCGCCGGCCGGCTCGGAAAAGCCCGAGCTCTGCGCGGTCAAGGACGCCGAGAAGTGCATCGGCTGCGGCGACTGCATCCTGACCTGTCCCCAGTCGGCCATCGAGATCGCCTGGGACGCCCAGATACCTCAGTTCATGCGGCGCATGGCCGCCTACACCAAGGGCGTGCTGGCCGGCAAGGAAAGAACGAGCGTGTTTTTCAACTTCATCACCAACGTCAGCCCCACCTGCGACTGTTATCCTTTCCAGGACGCGCCCATTGTCCAGGATATCGGCGTGGTCGCCTCCGACGACCCGGTGGCCATCGACCAGGCCAGCGTGGATCTGGTCAACCGGGCCCTGGGCCTGAGCCACAGTTGCCTGAAAAACTCCCACCACTCCGGTGGCGACAAGTTCCGCGACATCCATCCCAAGATCGACTGGGAGCTGCAACTGGAGTCGTGCGAGGAGATCGGCCTGGGCCTGCGCGAATACGAACTGGTGACGATCTAG